In a genomic window of Flammeovirga agarivorans:
- a CDS encoding 4Fe-4S dicluster domain-containing protein, producing the protein MRQDLHSQDPDSFRDSISTVDEHGKRVWLYPKKPSGRYYNARKWVAYILIALFFVGPFVKIDGQPFFMMNILERKFVILGQLFVPQDFFVFVLIMISLIIFIVLFTVVYGRVWCGWTCPQTVFMEMVFRRIEYWIEGDANQKRKLDKGPWTKEKYLKKISKHTIFIIFSLAIANMVLGYIIGGDELVQMVSHRPKENWPVFLAHIGFAAVFYFVFARFREQACTQVCPYGRLQGVFLDKDSIVISYDHVRGEPRGKLKKKRATSPSGCGGCGSAERTETKKIVGRAKPKRAPLPEIKKPDAQEIPKQEEKKEEVRKMTLEDVNASVTEEQPQGDCIDCKLCVHVCPTGIDIRNGTQLECVNCTACIDACDEVMDKIDKPRGLIRFASANDIEKGQPFKFTTRIKAYTAVLLVLVVAVMYALVARNDIETTVLRAPGMLYQKAENGDIRNLYTINVINKSSFDYNDLKVELIDPEGKITIAGGQMVLKQGGKLDGAFFIDINPNDLDGMKNKIKLRIINGDQVLDEVTTNFLGPIKKK; encoded by the coding sequence ATGAGACAAGACCTGCATTCACAAGACCCAGATTCATTTAGAGACAGTATTTCGACTGTAGATGAGCATGGAAAAAGAGTTTGGCTATATCCTAAAAAGCCTAGTGGTAGGTATTATAATGCTCGTAAGTGGGTAGCATACATTCTGATCGCATTATTTTTTGTGGGTCCATTTGTTAAAATTGATGGACAGCCTTTCTTTATGATGAATATCCTTGAGAGAAAATTTGTCATTTTAGGGCAGCTATTTGTACCTCAGGATTTCTTTGTGTTTGTATTAATCATGATATCACTGATCATCTTCATTGTACTATTCACTGTAGTATATGGAAGAGTTTGGTGTGGATGGACTTGTCCTCAGACGGTATTTATGGAAATGGTATTCCGTAGAATTGAATATTGGATTGAGGGGGATGCTAATCAGAAAAGAAAATTAGATAAAGGACCTTGGACAAAAGAGAAGTACCTTAAAAAGATATCGAAGCATACTATCTTCATTATTTTCTCATTAGCGATTGCTAACATGGTATTGGGCTATATTATTGGAGGAGATGAGTTAGTACAAATGGTATCTCATCGTCCAAAAGAAAATTGGCCTGTATTCTTGGCACATATTGGATTTGCTGCAGTATTCTATTTTGTCTTTGCAAGGTTTAGAGAACAAGCTTGTACCCAAGTGTGTCCTTATGGTCGATTACAAGGAGTTTTCTTAGACAAAGATTCGATAGTTATTTCTTATGACCATGTAAGAGGTGAACCAAGAGGAAAACTGAAAAAGAAAAGAGCGACTTCACCTTCTGGATGTGGTGGTTGTGGTTCTGCAGAAAGAACAGAAACCAAAAAGATTGTTGGAAGAGCAAAACCAAAAAGAGCTCCACTTCCTGAAATAAAAAAGCCAGATGCTCAGGAGATTCCTAAACAGGAAGAAAAGAAAGAGGAAGTTCGTAAGATGACTTTAGAAGACGTTAATGCTTCTGTCACAGAAGAACAGCCACAAGGAGATTGTATTGATTGTAAACTATGTGTTCATGTTTGTCCAACAGGTATTGATATCAGAAATGGTACTCAGTTAGAATGTGTCAATTGTACTGCATGTATTGATGCATGTGATGAAGTGATGGACAAAATTGATAAGCCAAGAGGCTTAATCCGTTTTGCTTCTGCCAATGACATTGAAAAAGGACAACCATTTAAGTTTACTACTAGAATAAAGGCATACACAGCAGTGCTTTTAGTGTTAGTTGTTGCGGTAATGTATGCTTTAGTAGCTAGAAATGATATTGAAACAACTGTGCTTCGAGCGCCAGGTATGCTTTACCAAAAGGCAGAGAATGGAGACATTCGAAACCTGTATACCATTAATGTGATCAATAAATCAAGTTTTGATTATAATGACTTGAAAGTAGAATTAATTGATCCTGAAGGAAAGATCACTATCGCAGGTGGGCAGATGGTTCTAAAACAAGGAGGTAAGCTAGACGGAGCCTTCTTTATAGATATTAACCCAAATGATCTTGATGGTATGAAAAACAAGATTAAATTAAGAATTATCAATGGAGATCAGGTATTGGATGAAGTGACAACCAATTTCTTGGGTCCCATTAAGAAGAAATAG
- a CDS encoding cbb3-type cytochrome c oxidase N-terminal domain-containing protein — MKSANKKILALAVLALTGHSAFAEGEQLIYGIDNFDALVFALVTILGLLFLAIMIVALGLLFVVRQSLKTLPKTEEDIAFEKEGETGWWQFFWQKMNAAKPLALEADILMDHNYDGIQELDNDLPPWWKALFYICVLSGFVYLGVYHWWAEDDGEPVSIAEYHADVERAEIAKKEYLATMANAIDETNVEASTDAGDLAEGNTLFQANCKACHGGAGEGGVGPNLTDEYWLHGGDIASIFKTIKYGVTEKGMLAWESKLTPQQMQQVSSYILSLQGTNPPNGKAPQGEKVAAE, encoded by the coding sequence ATGAAATCTGCAAATAAAAAAATATTAGCGTTAGCTGTACTAGCCCTGACAGGGCATTCTGCTTTTGCCGAAGGAGAACAGCTAATCTACGGCATAGATAACTTTGACGCATTAGTTTTTGCATTAGTAACAATCTTAGGATTATTATTCCTAGCGATTATGATTGTTGCTTTAGGGTTGTTGTTTGTAGTAAGACAAAGCCTTAAAACGTTACCAAAAACTGAGGAAGATATCGCTTTCGAAAAAGAAGGAGAAACAGGTTGGTGGCAGTTCTTCTGGCAGAAGATGAATGCTGCAAAACCATTGGCCTTGGAAGCAGACATCTTAATGGACCATAATTATGATGGTATCCAAGAATTAGATAACGATCTTCCACCTTGGTGGAAAGCCTTATTCTATATTTGTGTACTAAGTGGTTTTGTTTACTTAGGTGTTTATCACTGGTGGGCAGAAGACGATGGTGAACCAGTTTCTATTGCTGAGTATCATGCAGATGTAGAAAGAGCTGAGATTGCCAAAAAGGAATACCTTGCAACAATGGCCAATGCTATTGATGAAACAAATGTCGAAGCATCGACAGATGCAGGAGACTTAGCTGAAGGTAATACGCTTTTCCAAGCCAACTGTAAAGCATGTCATGGTGGAGCAGGTGAAGGTGGCGTTGGTCCAAACCTTACAGATGAGTATTGGTTACATGGTGGAGATATAGCAAGTATCTTCAAAACAATTAAATACGGTGTAACTGAAAAAGGTATGTTAGCTTGGGAATCGAAGTTAACACCTCAACAAATGCAACAAGTATCAAGCTATATTTTAAGCTTACAAGGAACAAATCCTCCAAACGGAAAAGCTCCTCAAGGTGAAAAAGTAGCTGCTGAATAA
- the ccoN gene encoding cytochrome-c oxidase, cbb3-type subunit I translates to MIDKEQQHKPEATKANLEHFSYDNVIVKNFAIATMFWGVAGMVVGLLVALQLANPIFNFDTSFLTFGRLRPLHTNAVIFAFVGNGMFAGIYYSLPRLLKARMYSDLLGKIHFWGWQLIILAALITLPLGFTQGKEYAELEWPIDIAIAVIWVVFGLNMIMTMIKRRERHLYVAIWFYIATFVTVAVLHIVNSLSLPLSFFNSYSVFAGVQDALVQWWYGHNAVAFFLTTPYLGLMYYFVPKAANRPVYSYRLSIIHFWSLIFIYIWAGPHHLLYTALPDWAQSLGTVFSVMLIAPSWGGMLNGLLTLRGVWDKVRTEPVLKFMVVALTAYGMATFEGPMLSFKNVNAITHYTDWTIAHVHVGALGWNGFLTFGMLYWLFPKMYRTKLHSLKLANVHFWLGTLGIVFYVVPMYWAGLTQSLMWKDFTPEGFLKYPNFLETVTQIVPMYMLRALGGALYVIGALVAVYNYYMTAKSGSLLEQEEASAPALQGSHKVKRWHEWIEARPIQMTILSTIAISIGGLVEFLPTYFVESNTPTITTVKPYTPLELKGRDIYIREGCYLCHSQMIRPFRSETERYGDYSKSGEFVYDHPFQWGSKRTGPDLARVGGKYPDSWHYSHMLDPGSMSPGSIMPSYPWLLEDEISVDDVPAQINLMRNLGVPYEEGYEDKAVADLEKQAKSITESLSKDGAESAPHKEIVALIAYLQRLGVDASKASEVPLK, encoded by the coding sequence ATGATCGACAAGGAACAGCAACACAAACCGGAAGCGACGAAAGCTAATTTAGAGCATTTCTCGTACGACAACGTAATTGTAAAGAATTTTGCAATTGCGACAATGTTTTGGGGGGTAGCCGGTATGGTCGTGGGACTATTAGTAGCTTTACAGCTTGCCAACCCTATTTTCAATTTTGATACGTCGTTTTTGACGTTCGGTAGACTTAGACCACTTCACACCAACGCCGTAATTTTCGCTTTTGTTGGTAATGGTATGTTTGCCGGTATCTATTATTCATTACCAAGATTGCTAAAAGCAAGAATGTACTCAGATCTTTTGGGTAAGATACATTTTTGGGGATGGCAATTAATCATTTTAGCCGCATTAATCACATTACCTTTAGGTTTTACTCAAGGTAAAGAATATGCAGAGTTAGAATGGCCAATTGATATTGCTATTGCTGTCATTTGGGTAGTTTTTGGTTTAAATATGATCATGACAATGATCAAACGTCGTGAGCGCCACTTATATGTAGCTATCTGGTTCTATATTGCCACTTTTGTTACAGTAGCGGTACTTCACATCGTAAACAGTTTATCATTACCATTATCATTCTTTAATTCTTATTCTGTTTTTGCAGGTGTTCAAGATGCATTAGTACAGTGGTGGTACGGTCACAATGCCGTAGCATTCTTCTTAACCACACCTTATTTAGGTTTGATGTACTACTTCGTACCTAAAGCAGCAAACAGACCTGTTTATTCGTATAGACTTTCGATCATTCACTTCTGGTCATTGATCTTTATCTATATCTGGGCAGGACCTCACCACTTATTATATACTGCATTACCAGATTGGGCTCAATCTTTAGGTACAGTATTCTCAGTTATGTTGATTGCTCCATCTTGGGGTGGTATGTTGAACGGTTTACTTACACTTCGTGGTGTTTGGGACAAAGTTCGTACTGAGCCAGTATTGAAGTTTATGGTGGTTGCTCTTACTGCATATGGTATGGCAACATTTGAAGGTCCAATGCTTTCATTCAAAAACGTTAATGCAATTACTCACTATACAGACTGGACAATTGCTCACGTTCACGTTGGTGCATTAGGTTGGAACGGTTTCTTAACATTTGGTATGTTATACTGGTTGTTCCCGAAAATGTACAGAACAAAATTACACTCATTGAAGTTGGCAAACGTTCACTTCTGGTTAGGTACATTAGGTATTGTATTCTATGTAGTACCAATGTATTGGGCAGGTCTAACACAATCATTAATGTGGAAAGACTTTACTCCAGAAGGATTCTTAAAGTACCCGAACTTCCTTGAAACAGTAACTCAGATTGTACCAATGTATATGCTTAGAGCATTAGGTGGTGCATTATATGTAATCGGTGCTTTAGTAGCAGTTTATAACTACTACATGACAGCTAAATCAGGTTCTTTACTAGAACAAGAAGAAGCTTCAGCTCCAGCATTACAAGGTTCTCACAAAGTAAAAAGATGGCATGAGTGGATTGAGGCTCGTCCGATCCAAATGACCATTTTATCAACAATTGCAATTTCAATTGGTGGTTTGGTAGAGTTCTTACCTACTTATTTTGTAGAGTCAAATACTCCAACAATTACAACAGTAAAACCATATACTCCTTTAGAGTTAAAAGGTCGTGATATTTATATTAGAGAAGGCTGTTACTTATGTCACTCTCAAATGATTCGTCCTTTCCGTTCAGAAACTGAACGTTATGGTGACTACTCTAAGTCAGGTGAATTTGTTTATGACCATCCATTCCAATGGGGTTCTAAACGTACTGGTCCAGACTTAGCAAGAGTGGGTGGTAAATATCCAGACTCGTGGCACTATAGCCATATGCTGGATCCAGGTTCAATGTCTCCTGGTTCAATTATGCCATCATACCCTTGGTTATTGGAAGACGAAATTTCTGTGGACGATGTTCCTGCTCAAATTAATTTGATGAGAAATTTAGGTGTTCCTTACGAAGAAGGATATGAGGACAAAGCAGTGGCCGATTTAGAGAAACAAGCAAAATCTATCACAGAGAGCTTATCTAAAGATGGTGCTGAATCTGCACCACACAAAGAAATCGTAGCCTTGATTGCTTACTTACAACGCTTAGGTGTTGATGCAAGTAAAGCATCAGAAGTTCCATTGAAATAA
- the ccoS gene encoding cbb3-type cytochrome oxidase assembly protein CcoS — translation MSAIVVLIGISLIVALTFLAVFIWSVKSNQYEDTYTPSIRILFEEDDRQGTATQTGSDES, via the coding sequence ATGAGTGCAATCGTTGTATTGATCGGAATTAGTCTTATAGTAGCACTAACATTTCTGGCAGTTTTTATCTGGTCGGTGAAGTCCAATCAGTACGAGGATACGTACACTCCAAGCATCCGAATATTATTCGAAGAAGATGATCGACAAGGAACAGCAACACAAACCGGAAGCGACGAAAGCTAA
- a CDS encoding endonuclease/exonuclease/phosphatase family protein has product MSYNVSVFNTYKYLNHDYKESKELIQWLKKDQTDIYCFQEYYNSDSITKKENSLFQTNKRLGKDKGYYSYTPPFLTNHIKATFGLGIFSKYPIIHQAAIPFKEIGGSETNGIIYCDIKVNSQKVIRVFNCHFQSIVLDNGENQYTSILDKGIKTLKKIYLGTLLREHQFNILYQNILNSPYPVIVCGDFNEPPSAYGYSLINKKLTNSFNEAGQGLGYTLRDLPFRIDQIFHSTSQLKSIDFKVFSENKLSDHYPIRTRITYE; this is encoded by the coding sequence ATGAGTTATAATGTATCTGTTTTTAATACTTATAAATATCTCAATCATGACTACAAAGAATCCAAGGAGTTAATTCAATGGTTAAAGAAAGATCAAACAGATATTTATTGTTTTCAAGAATATTATAATAGCGACTCTATCACCAAAAAAGAAAACTCACTCTTTCAAACCAATAAAAGGTTAGGAAAAGATAAAGGATATTATTCTTACACTCCCCCATTTTTAACGAACCATATCAAGGCAACTTTTGGACTTGGCATATTTTCAAAATATCCTATTATACATCAAGCAGCTATTCCTTTTAAAGAAATAGGTGGCTCAGAAACCAATGGAATAATTTATTGTGATATAAAAGTCAACTCTCAAAAAGTGATCAGGGTATTTAACTGTCATTTTCAATCGATCGTTCTTGATAATGGAGAAAACCAGTATACATCTATTTTAGATAAAGGAATAAAAACATTAAAAAAGATCTACTTAGGTACTCTATTAAGAGAACACCAATTCAATATTTTATATCAGAACATACTTAATAGTCCGTATCCTGTGATCGTTTGTGGAGACTTTAATGAACCTCCTTCTGCTTACGGATATAGTTTAATTAATAAAAAGTTGACCAACTCATTTAATGAAGCTGGACAAGGTTTGGGTTATACTTTAAGAGATTTACCCTTTAGAATTGATCAAATTTTTCATTCCACATCACAATTGAAAAGTATTGATTTCAAAGTGTTTTCAGAAAATAAATTATCTGATCACTACCCTATAAGAACAAGAATCACCTATGAATAA
- a CDS encoding FixH family protein, which yields MKLNWGWGVVIAFVVFGTFIIAMVIKMFTVPVNMVSKDYYAEEQLHEIHQKQKENINTLSEAPVLTLNMEDGNIDVILPPELKSVKGQIRFFRPSDNRLDFNVPLKLNEDNAQSIDASRIMKGRWILKMSFSANGKEYLFEKALVI from the coding sequence ATGAAATTAAATTGGGGTTGGGGAGTTGTGATCGCATTTGTGGTCTTCGGAACCTTTATCATTGCTATGGTAATAAAGATGTTTACGGTACCTGTAAATATGGTATCAAAAGACTATTATGCCGAAGAGCAATTGCATGAAATACATCAGAAACAAAAGGAAAATATCAATACCTTATCAGAAGCTCCTGTTCTTACCTTGAATATGGAGGATGGAAATATTGATGTTATTCTTCCACCAGAATTAAAAAGTGTAAAAGGTCAAATCAGGTTTTTTAGACCCTCTGATAATAGATTAGATTTCAACGTTCCTTTAAAATTAAATGAAGATAATGCTCAATCTATTGATGCAAGTAGGATCATGAAAGGACGATGGATATTAAAAATGAGTTTTTCTGCCAATGGCAAAGAGTACTTATTTGAAAAAGCATTGGTGATTTAG